In the Methanobacterium alcaliphilum genome, one interval contains:
- a CDS encoding helix-turn-helix domain-containing protein, giving the protein MTDKNLIGAKIRQIRESREMSTHELADASDNSINLIEDIENGEVVPSLTPLIKIARALGVRLGTFMDDSPQKGPFIVEKGKSHQVIYFSGLEDETKESAMEFYSLGSGKSDRHMEPFLIDVDIHDDDNFNLSSHEGEEFIFVLHGEIEVVYGQEKYKVMEGDSIYYDSIVPHHLHAYGEKPAKILAVVYTPF; this is encoded by the coding sequence ATGACAGACAAAAACCTTATTGGAGCAAAAATTCGTCAAATAAGAGAAAGTAGGGAAATGAGTACTCATGAACTTGCTGATGCAAGTGATAACAGTATAAATTTAATTGAAGATATTGAAAATGGTGAAGTCGTACCCTCCCTAACACCATTAATAAAAATTGCAAGAGCATTAGGTGTTAGATTAGGAACTTTCATGGATGACTCTCCTCAAAAAGGACCTTTTATAGTAGAAAAAGGCAAAAGTCATCAAGTTATCTATTTCTCTGGACTGGAAGATGAAACTAAAGAAAGTGCTATGGAATTCTATTCTTTAGGGTCCGGAAAAAGTGACAGACACATGGAACCCTTTTTGATTGATGTAGACATACATGATGATGATAATTTTAATTTATCTTCCCATGAAGGTGAAGAATTTATATTTGTCCTTCATGGAGAAATTGAAGTAGTATATGGTCAGGAGAAATACAAGGTCATGGAAGGAGACAGCATATATTATGATTCAATAGTACCTCACCATTTACATGCCTATGGAGAAAAACCAGCAAAAATACTGGCAGTAGTTTACACACCCTTTTAA
- a CDS encoding ammonium transporter — translation MVAVLNSGDTAWMLISTALVILMTIPGVALFYSGLIKRQNVLNTMFLSFITFSIVSIIWFVFGYDLVFGQDIYGLLGTMHNPFFNGILESKALAPLAPTIPTGLYAIFQMTFAAITVALISGAIVERMKFSTWLLFVPLWLLLVYIPIAHWMWGGGWLAQLGAFDFAGGIVVHLSSGIAALALVLLLGIRKDMRLLPHNLGYSVIGAGLLWFGWFGFNAGSALSAGDLAVSTMIVTNISAAAGMLAWVLMDKLNTGKPTLLGALSGAIAGLAAITPAAGYVNITAALIIGFVTSIISYYAVSHLKPLLGYDDALDVFGIHGVCGIFGSLAVGIFALPAINNVLTSGGLITGSFNLLISQTIAIVTVALYSFVVTWIIGKVLDKTMGLRVKDADEVQGLDINLHEESGYRLS, via the coding sequence ATGGTTGCTGTACTCAATTCAGGAGACACTGCATGGATGTTAATATCCACAGCACTGGTCATTTTAATGACCATCCCCGGAGTCGCTCTTTTTTATTCCGGGTTAATTAAACGGCAAAATGTTTTAAATACGATGTTTTTATCTTTCATAACCTTTTCTATTGTGAGCATTATTTGGTTTGTCTTTGGTTATGACCTGGTATTTGGGCAGGATATATATGGATTACTTGGAACGATGCATAATCCATTCTTTAATGGGATATTAGAAAGCAAAGCTCTTGCTCCACTTGCTCCAACAATCCCTACTGGATTATATGCCATATTTCAAATGACTTTCGCTGCAATCACAGTAGCGCTCATATCTGGAGCTATTGTTGAGAGAATGAAATTTTCCACTTGGTTACTATTTGTACCGCTGTGGTTGTTACTGGTCTACATACCTATAGCTCACTGGATGTGGGGAGGGGGATGGTTAGCCCAACTAGGAGCATTTGATTTTGCAGGAGGCATAGTAGTTCACTTAAGTAGTGGTATAGCTGCTCTGGCATTAGTACTGTTATTAGGAATAAGAAAAGATATGCGTTTGCTGCCTCATAACTTGGGTTATTCTGTAATAGGAGCAGGATTACTATGGTTCGGATGGTTTGGATTTAATGCCGGATCTGCACTTTCTGCCGGAGATTTAGCAGTATCTACCATGATTGTGACTAACATCTCAGCAGCAGCAGGAATGCTTGCTTGGGTATTAATGGATAAATTAAACACAGGAAAACCAACACTTTTAGGTGCATTATCCGGTGCAATTGCTGGCTTAGCAGCCATAACACCTGCCGCGGGATACGTTAACATTACAGCAGCACTGATTATTGGATTTGTTACATCAATTATTTCTTACTACGCAGTATCCCATTTAAAACCTCTTCTTGGTTATGACGATGCACTGGATGTATTCGGAATTCACGGAGTATGTGGTATTTTTGGATCCTTAGCTGTGGGAATATTTGCTTTACCTGCAATAAATAATGTTTTAACTTCAGGAGGGTTAATAACAGGTAGTTTTAACTTATTAATTAGCCAAACTATTGCCATTGTCACAGTAGCACTATATTCATTTGTAGTTACCTGGATTATAGGCAAAGTACTGGATAAAACAATGGGTCTGAGAGTAAAAGATGCAGACGAAGTTCAAGGACTGGACATTAATCTACACGAGGAATCCGGTTACAGACTATCTTAG
- a CDS encoding acyl-CoA thioesterase: MFKINVIPRFGDIDGLKHVNNTVLAVWFEKGRNHIFRMFTPDLDLSYEKWKLILVRTDFDFIGQMYYGEDVEIRSYITHIGNSSFTIGHEAWQDDELKAKGKAVLVHYDFVNQVPISIPEDIRSQLEKHFVEEEDIGKI; the protein is encoded by the coding sequence ATGTTTAAGATAAATGTTATACCTAGATTTGGAGATATAGATGGTTTAAAACATGTTAATAATACTGTTTTAGCAGTATGGTTTGAAAAAGGTCGAAACCATATATTTAGAATGTTTACACCAGATCTGGATTTAAGTTATGAAAAATGGAAATTGATATTGGTTAGAACTGATTTTGACTTTATAGGACAGATGTACTATGGGGAAGATGTGGAAATTAGGAGTTATATCACCCATATTGGGAATTCTTCTTTCACCATAGGTCATGAAGCATGGCAGGATGATGAATTAAAAGCTAAGGGTAAAGCTGTTCTGGTTCATTATGACTTCGTGAATCAAGTTCCAATCTCTATTCCAGAGGATATAAGGTCTCAACTTGAAAAACATTTTGTTGAAGAAGAAGATATTGGAAAAATATGA
- a CDS encoding ammonium transporter, with product MDPVLNSGDTAWLLISTALVMLMTVPGLALFYGGLTKKENVLNTMFLSLIAFAITSIIWVLYGYQFAFGSDTLMGIIGSPMNLLTSGIGVDQLSTVATTVPEFVFIAFQMTFAAITVALISGAIVERMKFSSWMVFVAAWVSLVYVPIAHWVWGGGWLFNLGALDFAGGTVVHINSGIAALALILLLGKRKDTRLLPHHLGYSVIGAGLLWFGWFGFNAGSALTAGGLAGSAFIVTNTAAAAAMISWVIIDYIKTGKPTLLGAISGAVAGLVAITPAAGFVTIPVAVIIGLITSVVSYFAISYLKPKLGYDDALDVVGIHGMSGLWGAIAAGLFAAPFVNEAGVGLFYGNPGQLWIQIIAVVAVAAYSFVVTLIIGLIIKYTMGLRVNEREEIEGLDTNLHEESGYRI from the coding sequence ATGGATCCTGTTCTTAACTCTGGTGATACAGCGTGGTTGCTTATATCCACAGCCCTTGTAATGCTAATGACCGTTCCAGGTTTAGCATTATTCTATGGAGGGTTAACTAAAAAAGAAAATGTCTTAAATACAATGTTTTTATCTCTCATCGCATTTGCCATAACAAGCATAATTTGGGTACTTTACGGGTACCAATTTGCATTTGGTTCAGATACTTTGATGGGAATAATTGGAAGTCCAATGAACTTGCTAACAAGTGGAATTGGTGTAGACCAACTTTCTACTGTTGCAACAACCGTTCCTGAATTCGTATTCATTGCTTTCCAGATGACCTTTGCTGCCATAACCGTGGCACTGATTTCTGGAGCAATCGTAGAGAGAATGAAATTCTCTTCATGGATGGTATTTGTAGCAGCCTGGGTCTCCCTGGTATATGTCCCAATTGCCCACTGGGTATGGGGTGGAGGATGGTTATTCAATCTAGGTGCTCTTGACTTTGCAGGAGGTACTGTTGTGCACATAAACTCCGGTATTGCTGCATTAGCACTAATTTTACTATTAGGTAAAAGAAAAGATACTCGATTGCTACCTCACCACTTAGGATACTCTGTAATAGGTGCGGGATTACTATGGTTCGGATGGTTTGGATTTAATGCCGGATCTGCATTAACCGCAGGCGGATTAGCTGGATCAGCATTCATAGTTACCAACACTGCTGCCGCAGCAGCAATGATCTCATGGGTCATAATAGATTACATTAAAACAGGTAAACCAACTTTACTTGGTGCAATATCAGGTGCGGTTGCCGGTTTAGTAGCAATTACTCCTGCAGCTGGTTTTGTAACCATACCTGTAGCAGTTATAATTGGATTAATCACATCAGTTGTTTCCTACTTTGCAATATCCTACCTCAAACCAAAACTTGGATACGACGATGCACTGGATGTAGTTGGAATACACGGTATGTCAGGTCTATGGGGTGCAATCGCCGCAGGTTTATTTGCAGCGCCATTTGTTAACGAAGCTGGAGTTGGATTATTCTATGGAAACCCTGGACAGCTATGGATTCAGATTATAGCCGTAGTTGCTGTAGCTGCATACTCCTTTGTAGTAACTCTAATCATAGGGTTAATCATTAAATACACTATGGGACTAAGAGTCAACGAAAGAGAAGAAATTGAAGGTCTGGATACCAATCTCCACGAGGAGTCTGGTTACAGAATTTAG
- a CDS encoding P-II family nitrogen regulator: protein MSKKILVLKNQGSLKLESQNWIDLEIYQYQRMTIDGKNTYLLKEYGHEQFFSLGDIIQQVDGVMIFVSGSSPEDIGGIVDILNIQQLPHVLLMEENSHEISQKENEIFAIDNKIESIIIALNRLSSLIDKNIKKSDYSPEELITRSKKEILEEYASEKEQETYSTEESDYSVELDNTTETGKNHDSEFKKYDPEEYRDDVNEEKLKKIKFNLHPIMMNPIKQSLEKMGFSNITVADIKYAEESQKSETYRGSHYNMNFSPRLEVMMVVRESELSYILDILSHHKNEDIGDYAVIYNAEDAVRISSQEHGNLAID from the coding sequence ATGTCAAAAAAAATTCTTGTCCTGAAAAATCAAGGCAGCTTAAAATTAGAAAGTCAAAATTGGATCGATTTAGAGATATACCAATATCAGAGAATGACCATAGATGGAAAAAACACTTACTTATTGAAGGAATACGGGCATGAACAATTCTTTTCATTAGGAGATATTATACAACAAGTTGATGGGGTGATGATCTTTGTCTCAGGTTCTTCTCCAGAGGACATAGGGGGAATAGTGGATATATTAAATATTCAACAGCTGCCCCATGTTCTGTTAATGGAAGAAAATTCCCATGAAATTTCGCAAAAGGAAAATGAGATATTTGCTATAGATAATAAAATTGAGAGTATAATCATAGCACTAAACAGGTTATCATCTCTAATTGATAAAAATATCAAAAAGTCAGATTATTCACCTGAAGAATTAATAACTAGATCCAAAAAAGAGATACTAGAAGAATATGCAAGTGAAAAAGAGCAGGAGACTTATTCAACTGAAGAATCAGATTATTCAGTAGAATTGGATAACACTACAGAAACTGGAAAAAACCATGACAGTGAATTTAAGAAATATGATCCTGAAGAGTATAGGGATGATGTAAATGAAGAAAAATTAAAGAAAATTAAATTTAATTTACACCCCATAATGATGAATCCCATCAAGCAATCGTTAGAAAAAATGGGATTTTCAAATATAACTGTTGCCGATATCAAATATGCTGAAGAAAGTCAAAAAAGTGAAACATATCGGGGAAGTCATTACAATATGAATTTTTCACCACGCCTAGAAGTAATGATGGTGGTAAGGGAAAGTGAATTAAGTTATATTCTTGATATTTTATCCCATCACAAAAATGAGGATATTGGCGATTATGCTGTTATTTACAATGCTGAAGATGCCG
- a CDS encoding P-II family nitrogen regulator: MKEIVAVIRPDKLEDVKKALETMGCHGMTVTEVKGRGRQLGITESYRGSDYRIDLLPKTRLELIVNDADADKVIDTIVKTAQTGDIGDGKIFISSVEDVVRIRTGERGDNAV, encoded by the coding sequence ATGAAAGAAATAGTAGCAGTTATTCGACCAGACAAATTGGAAGATGTGAAAAAAGCTCTGGAAACTATGGGATGCCATGGAATGACCGTGACTGAAGTTAAAGGAAGGGGTCGTCAGTTAGGTATCACAGAAAGCTATCGGGGAAGTGATTATCGTATTGATCTTCTCCCTAAGACCAGATTGGAACTAATTGTCAATGACGCAGATGCTGATAAAGTCATTGATACCATTGTGAAAACTGCACAGACAGGGGATATTGGAGATGGGAAAATTTTCATATCATCTGTAGAAGATGTGGTAAGAATCCGAACTGGAGAAAGAGGAGATAATGCAGTATAA
- a CDS encoding P-II family nitrogen regulator yields MKRIITIIRPDRLEAVKDALEKLGIHGMTVEDVKGRGRQLGITESYRGKDYNVDLLPKVRLEIVVKASDLDSVVNAILENAKTGDIGDGKIFISTIEEVIRIRTGERGKEAI; encoded by the coding sequence ATGAAAAGGATAATCACTATAATCCGTCCTGACAGACTTGAAGCTGTGAAAGATGCATTGGAAAAGCTTGGAATTCATGGAATGACTGTAGAAGACGTTAAAGGTAGAGGTAGGCAATTAGGAATAACTGAAAGCTACCGTGGAAAAGATTATAATGTTGATTTGCTCCCTAAAGTAAGGTTAGAGATTGTTGTAAAAGCCAGTGACCTGGACTCAGTAGTCAATGCTATTTTAGAGAATGCAAAAACCGGAGACATTGGGGATGGAAAAATCTTTATTTCTACCATAGAGGAAGTCATTAGAATTAGGACAGGCGAAAGAGGAAAAGAAGCAATTTAA
- a CDS encoding AMP-binding protein — protein MVFTEDTIGEFFEKQVEINPDHEFMVYPDRDLRFTYGEFNHRVDMLAKGLLSIGLKKGDHLGIWAKNVPDWLTFMFATSKIGVVLVTVNTAYKSHELDYVLKQSDMKALAIIDGFRDVDYVQTVFDLVPEIKTHSRGNLKSKEYPHLKCVIYIGPEKHRGMYNTHELLLLGKHTENAVLEEAKKGLSNNDVINMQYTSGTTGFPKGVMLTHRNILNNGYYIGECQKFTEKDRLCLTVPLFHCFGIVLGVMAILTHRATFVVVELFDPLLVLAAIQKERCTALYGVPTMFIAEYSHPMFEMFDLSSLRTGIMAGSTPPVEVMKKVVKDMYMSEITSVYGLTEASPGFTQTSVDDPLEKRVETVGKKLPECEVKIVDPETGEIVGINEPGEICCKGYNVMKGYYKMPEKTKEVIDEDGWLHSGDLATMDEEGYYSIVGRIKDMIIRGGENIYPREIEEFLYTMPGIKDVQVIGIPDEKYGEIVGAFVIKDENADIQEEDVRDFAMAKIARYKVPKHVFIIDELPLTASGKVQKFKLREMAVELLEKKLDQEEDID, from the coding sequence ATGGTATTTACTGAAGATACTATTGGGGAATTTTTTGAAAAACAAGTAGAAATAAATCCAGATCACGAATTCATGGTATATCCAGATCGTGACCTGCGCTTTACATATGGAGAATTTAACCATAGGGTTGACATGCTCGCCAAGGGGCTTTTGTCTATTGGTCTTAAAAAAGGAGATCATTTGGGTATATGGGCAAAAAATGTCCCTGACTGGTTAACCTTCATGTTTGCCACTTCTAAGATAGGAGTAGTGCTGGTAACAGTAAATACAGCATATAAAAGCCACGAATTGGATTATGTATTAAAACAATCAGATATGAAAGCTCTGGCGATAATTGATGGTTTTAGGGATGTGGATTATGTCCAAACTGTCTTTGATCTGGTTCCTGAAATTAAAACCCACAGTAGAGGCAATTTAAAAAGTAAAGAATACCCCCACCTTAAATGTGTCATTTACATAGGCCCTGAAAAACACAGGGGTATGTACAATACTCATGAACTGCTTCTTTTAGGAAAACATACCGAAAACGCAGTATTAGAAGAGGCAAAAAAGGGTCTTTCTAATAACGATGTCATAAATATGCAGTATACCTCAGGTACCACTGGGTTTCCCAAAGGAGTAATGTTAACCCATAGAAATATTTTGAATAATGGTTATTATATTGGGGAATGTCAGAAATTCACCGAAAAAGATCGTCTATGTTTAACAGTTCCCCTTTTCCATTGTTTTGGTATTGTACTAGGAGTAATGGCTATTTTAACTCACAGGGCCACATTTGTGGTGGTAGAACTTTTTGATCCTCTCCTGGTGCTCGCTGCAATCCAAAAAGAACGATGCACAGCTTTATATGGCGTACCTACCATGTTCATTGCAGAGTACAGCCACCCCATGTTTGAAATGTTTGATCTATCCAGTCTGCGTACTGGAATCATGGCGGGTTCTACTCCTCCGGTTGAAGTCATGAAAAAAGTAGTTAAAGATATGTACATGAGTGAAATAACCAGTGTATACGGCCTAACAGAAGCTTCTCCGGGATTTACTCAGACCAGTGTTGACGATCCACTGGAAAAAAGAGTGGAAACTGTAGGTAAAAAACTACCTGAATGTGAAGTTAAGATAGTGGATCCTGAAACCGGTGAAATAGTGGGAATAAATGAACCTGGAGAAATATGCTGTAAAGGATATAATGTAATGAAGGGTTACTATAAAATGCCAGAAAAAACCAAAGAAGTAATAGATGAGGACGGTTGGTTACATAGTGGAGATCTGGCAACTATGGATGAAGAAGGGTACTACTCGATTGTAGGTAGAATAAAAGATATGATTATCCGTGGCGGTGAAAACATCTACCCTCGAGAAATCGAAGAATTCCTTTACACCATGCCTGGAATAAAAGATGTGCAGGTCATAGGCATTCCCGATGAAAAATACGGTGAAATTGTTGGAGCATTTGTTATAAAAGATGAAAATGCAGATATCCAAGAAGAAGATGTTCGGGACTTTGCTATGGCCAAAATAGCACGATATAAAGTTCCCAAACATGTATTCATCATTGATGAACTTCCATTAACTGCCAGTGGCAAAGTGCAAAAGTTTAAATTAAGAGAAATGGCGGTCGAGCTTTTAGAGAAAAAATTAGATCAAGAAGAAGATATTGATTAA